The following is a genomic window from Marinobacter sp. NP-4(2019).
AGAACGTGACCGCGCCCGCGCCGAACGCAATGCCGCCAGGGCCGACTTTAATCGTTATCACAAAGCCTACCAGGCAGATGCGGTGACGGCGCAGCAGCTGGATATGGCCAGACGCGCCCTGGAGGTGGCCGAGGCGGGGCTCCAGAGGGCCAATAAAGCTGTTGAGGACACTGTCCTGCAGGCTCCGTTCAGCGGGCGTGTTGCCCGCAAGCTGGTGGAGGACTTTGCCAATGTGCAGGCCAAGCAACCGGTGATGATCCTGCAGAGTGACAACGCCCTGGAAATGAAGGTCAATATTCCTGAAGCCGACTGGGTAGGCCATAAGCCCGTCACATCTGCAGCGGAGATCGAACAGGACGCCGACATCCGGGTTGTGCTCAGTTCACTTCCGGACAGGGCCATTCCTGCGCGAATTACGGCCTTTTCCACCTCGGCCGACCCGATCACCCGTACCTTCGAAGTCACGGTTGGTTTCGAACCGCCGAAAGACCTCTCGGTGAGCCCGGGGATGACCGGCCATGTTGCTTATACCCCTGCGCCGGAAGTGGCACCGGCTGGCCTGTCGATTCCCGCGGATGCCGTCGTCGCGGCGCCAGATAAATCCCCCTATGTCTGGCTGTTCGATTCAGAGGCAGGAACGGTGACAAAGCGTTCGGTTGAGGTGGGCGAGCTGACCGGAGACAACATCCAGGTGGTCTCCGGGCTTGAGGCTGGCGATCGCATTGCGGTGGCGGGTGTGCATACGCTCTCAGAGGGTTTTCCTGTGCACGCAATGGAGGACTGACATCATGGATATTGCCTCCATCGCCATCCGCAAGCGGACTGTTACCCTGGTGCTCACGGTCGTGATGCTCGGTGCGGGTCTGTTGACCTACAGCGGCATGAGCCGCCTTGAAGACCCGGAATTCACGATCAAGGATGCCCTGGTTATAACCCCATACAGCGGTGCCTCGGCAACGGAAGTGGAACAGGAAGTCAGTGAACGACTGGAAAAAGTCGTGCAGCAGCTCGGGGAACTGGAACGCGTCAAGTCGAAGTCCGAGCGGGGGCTGTCGACGCTGACGGTGACCATCAAGGAGAGCTACGACAAGGAAACCTTACCCCAAGTCTGGGACAAGCTGCGGCAAAAAATAAACGATGTCCAGCGGGACCTGCCGCCGGGTGCCGGTCCCTCCGTCGTTCTCGATGACTATGGCGATGTCTACAGCGTATTCATGGTCGTCACTGGTGATGGCTACAGCTATGCCGAACTCAAGGATTACGTGGATTCGCTTCAACGAGAACTCCTGCTGGTGCAGGACGTTGGCAAGATTACCACCTTCGGTGAACGACAGGAGGCCATCTTTGTCGAGTTCAACCGGGACCGGATGTCGCAGCTGGGCATTCCACCGTCCGCAATCATCGAGGAACTGCGCCAGAAGGGGGTAGCGGCGGATGCCGGCCGCGCCCGTGTCGGGTCGGAGTTCGTCACCCTGACCCCATCCGGCGGTCTCGACTCAGTATCGGATTTCGAGTCCTTGCTAATCCACGGCGGCGAGGGCCGGCAACTGTATCTGCGTGATATTGCCAACGTTCGACGCGGCTATGTGGAACCTCAGAATGCCAAGATACGGTTTGACGGTAAACCAGGTATTGGCCTGGGTATTTCCACCGTCTCGGGTGGCAATGTCGTGACGATGGGCGACGCCGTGCAGGCCCGACTGGCGGAACTGGAGGGCCAGCGCCCGGTGGGCATGGAGCTGGGTATTGTTTCCCTGCAATCGGAAGCGGTGACCGAGGCGATATCCGGGTTTGTCACCAGCCTTTTGCAGGCGGTTGCAATCGTGATTGTGGTGTTGCTGCTGTTCATGGGCTTGCGCAGCGGCCTGTTGATCGGTTTTGTACTGGTATTGACGATTGCCGGGTCGTTTCTGTTTCTCGATCCGATGGGGGTGGCGCTGGAACGTATCTCCCTCGGCGCCCTGATTATTGCGCTCGGCATGCTGGTTGATAACGCCATTGTGGTGGTCGATGGCGTGCTCATTCGTATGCAGAAGGGAAAAACCGCCGAGCAGGCGGCCTCGGAAGTGGTCAAGCAGTCTGCCTGGCCGTTGTTGGCGGCCACGTTGATTGCGATATTGGCGTTCGCTGCAATCGGCACCTCAAACGACGCAACCGGGGAATATTGCCGTTCGCTGTTCCAGGTGGTGATGGTGTCGCTGCTGTTGAGCTGGGTAACCGCGGTTACGGTAACGCCCCTGCTGTGCGTTATGTTCCTGAAGCCCCCCAAAGACAACCCGTCGAATTCCGATCCCTATGGCGGCGGATTTTACCGGCGGTATAGCGGGTTCCTGCGCACCTGTATCCGCCACCGTTATTTGAGTTCTGCGACGGTGGCCGGCGTGTTTGCCGTCGCGGTGTGGGGATTCTCCTTTGTTGAGCAGAGTTTTTTCCCGAGCTCGACACGTCCCCAGTTCATGGTGGATTACTGGCTGCCTCAGGGCACCCACATCGATGCGACGAGCGCTGATGCGACGCAGGTCGAACAGATGCTGCTGGACAAGGAGGGCGTCACACAGGTGACCACGACGGTTGGGGAAGGGGCGCCAAGGTTCCTGCTGACGTACCAGCCACAGCAGCCGAACAGCGCCTACGCCCAGTTTCTGGTCAATGTGGACGATTACCGGATTATCGACGACCTCATACCGGAAATCGAAACCGAGCTTACCGACCGATTCCCGGATGCACTCGTCTACGCCAATCCCTTCGAACTGGGCACGGGAACCATTGGCAAGGTTCAGGCACGGCTGAGTGGCCCCGATGCGAATGAACTGCGGCGACTGGCCGGTGAAGTGGAAAGGATTTATCGCAGTGATCCTGACACCAAGGGCGTTCGCACCGATTGGCGGCAACGGGTAAAACTTGTACGAGCCAACCTTGCCCTGGAACAGGCTAACCTGAACGGCATCACCCGATCGATGGTGGCCGAAGCCATGCAGGAAGGTTTTCAGGGCGTGAATGCCGGTGTTTACCGGGAAGGGGACTTGCTCCTGCCCATCATCGTCCGCGCCGACCAGGCCGCACGTGACGATATCGACAGCCTGGCAAACCTCCAGATCTGGAGCCCGGCCGCGCAGAAGATGATTCCTTTGCGGCAGGTCGTGCAATCGTTCGAGACCGTCTTCGAGGACGAAATTATCCATCGCCGCGACCGCAAGCGAACGATTACGGTGTTCGCTGATCCAAGCGAGGGTAGTGCAAGCGAACTCTTTGCCAGACTGCGCCCCCAGGTTGAGGCCCTACCTCTACCGCCTGGCTACACGTTGGAATGGGGCGGTGAATACGAGGATTCCCGCAAAGCCGAGGCGGGTCTTGCGGCAACCATCCCGGTGTTCATCTTCGCAATGATTCTGATCACCATCCTGATGTTTAACTCATTGCGACAGACGCTTGTCATCTGGCTGTGTGTCCCCCTGGCGGTGGTTGGCGTCACGGCGGGCCTCCTGATCACAGGGCAACCCTTTGGCTTCATGGCCTTGCTCGGGTTCCTTAGCCTGATGGGGATGCTGATCAAGAATGCCATTGTGTTGGTCGAAGAGATTAACCTGGAAAGCGGCGAGGGTAAGGCGTTGATGCCGGCCATTGTG
Proteins encoded in this region:
- a CDS encoding efflux RND transporter permease subunit, yielding MDIASIAIRKRTVTLVLTVVMLGAGLLTYSGMSRLEDPEFTIKDALVITPYSGASATEVEQEVSERLEKVVQQLGELERVKSKSERGLSTLTVTIKESYDKETLPQVWDKLRQKINDVQRDLPPGAGPSVVLDDYGDVYSVFMVVTGDGYSYAELKDYVDSLQRELLLVQDVGKITTFGERQEAIFVEFNRDRMSQLGIPPSAIIEELRQKGVAADAGRARVGSEFVTLTPSGGLDSVSDFESLLIHGGEGRQLYLRDIANVRRGYVEPQNAKIRFDGKPGIGLGISTVSGGNVVTMGDAVQARLAELEGQRPVGMELGIVSLQSEAVTEAISGFVTSLLQAVAIVIVVLLLFMGLRSGLLIGFVLVLTIAGSFLFLDPMGVALERISLGALIIALGMLVDNAIVVVDGVLIRMQKGKTAEQAASEVVKQSAWPLLAATLIAILAFAAIGTSNDATGEYCRSLFQVVMVSLLLSWVTAVTVTPLLCVMFLKPPKDNPSNSDPYGGGFYRRYSGFLRTCIRHRYLSSATVAGVFAVAVWGFSFVEQSFFPSSTRPQFMVDYWLPQGTHIDATSADATQVEQMLLDKEGVTQVTTTVGEGAPRFLLTYQPQQPNSAYAQFLVNVDDYRIIDDLIPEIETELTDRFPDALVYANPFELGTGTIGKVQARLSGPDANELRRLAGEVERIYRSDPDTKGVRTDWRQRVKLVRANLALEQANLNGITRSMVAEAMQEGFQGVNAGVYREGDLLLPIIVRADQAARDDIDSLANLQIWSPAAQKMIPLRQVVQSFETVFEDEIIHRRDRKRTITVFADPSEGSASELFARLRPQVEALPLPPGYTLEWGGEYEDSRKAEAGLAATIPVFIFAMILITILMFNSLRQTLVIWLCVPLAVVGVTAGLLITGQPFGFMALLGFLSLMGMLIKNAIVLVEEINLESGEGKALMPAIVNSGVSRLRPVAMAALTTALGMIPLVFDAFFVSMAITIISGLLFATVLTMVVLPVLYALIYRAEDKDASAGT
- a CDS encoding efflux RND transporter periplasmic adaptor subunit, which codes for MECIRNRFRVFWLWLPLTLVISACGEQEQKTPEPVSRPVKLFTVGEMASPRTLKFPGSVSAVQQSEMAFEVSGRIIEMPVTEGDRVEAGKVLARIDPRDYESERDRARAERNAARADFNRYHKAYQADAVTAQQLDMARRALEVAEAGLQRANKAVEDTVLQAPFSGRVARKLVEDFANVQAKQPVMILQSDNALEMKVNIPEADWVGHKPVTSAAEIEQDADIRVVLSSLPDRAIPARITAFSTSADPITRTFEVTVGFEPPKDLSVSPGMTGHVAYTPAPEVAPAGLSIPADAVVAAPDKSPYVWLFDSEAGTVTKRSVEVGELTGDNIQVVSGLEAGDRIAVAGVHTLSEGFPVHAMED